The DNA window CAAGGCCACCAGTCATAGATGTGAAAGTTCTCACAACACTCAATTAATAAATCCCCGGAAATCCTGGAGCATATGAGGGGGGAACAAGTTAAAATTTATGGTAAGGAGGCATTACTTCTTAGCTGACCCTGAAAACTGAAAAAGGTTTACCTAAATTTATCAACCAAAGACTCCCCTACCGGAAAATATTCACTATATTCCTGGAACTAACTTTTTTTATGTGTATTGATTACCATAATGCTCTTTAATGTACTCCTCAGCAAACCCTGGATTTTTGCCAGTTCCATTGCTTTCCTTTTTTGATATTCTTGATCTATTTCATCATCTGTTTGACTTGAAGTTTCAGTGCTGGTAGATGCGCTGCTATCGTCAGATACTTCAGAATCTTTATCCTGATTAGTAGAGGATCTGGTTTTTGTGGCAGAATTCACTTGATTAGCGTTAGAACTTGGAGTGTCAGATGCAACACTGTTATTCGTGAGATTGCTACTAGAATTTGAAACATTTTGGTTTAGGGATTCATTTTGGAGAGTGGTGTTATTTACGGGTTTATTAAATGCATAAACTGATAAAACTACTCCAATTATTACTAAAATTATTATAACTAAATTTAAAATATATTTTTTATTAAAAATTTTATCACCTTCTTTTTAAGCGGATTCACATTCAGGGCTATTTTTAATATGGTAAAGTTATTCTTAAACTGCGCTGAAATAAATTATAAGTCATTTAACACTCCTAAACTGCCAGTTTTGTTTTATAGGCATAAACATTGACTGTGCCTTTAACTCCATTTCCTGAAATTACAATACTCTTGATGGCGGAATTATCTATGGTTAAAATTCCGTTTTTATCGGCCTGGTCATTATCATGGAAGGTAACTCCTTCCGTGTAAATTATATTCCTATTATCCGGGGCACCCCAATGAGAAGTTACATTGGTGTTATATCCCGTTATTATCATACCGTTAACACCTGCAAATGCTGGTGTCCATGATAAATTGTATTCTACTGTAGTCTTTGTTGTTCCGGGTGGTATAGCAACAAATGTACCTAATGTGCTTGATGAATCTAATTGACTTGCATCATAAGACCCTATTAAAGTTTTTTCAGTGGTTACAAAATTATGGGGTGTGTTCTGGAGCAATATAACAGGTATTGCTATGATAATAAGAGCCAATACTCCAACCAGGATTAAAGTCTTTTTTCTTTTTATAAAACTGCGTACATCAAAGTTTGAGCCCTCTGATTGCGTATCAGATGGCATGTGTGTGGTATGTTTTAGAGTACCCCCGCACTGGCATTTTTCGAAATCTTCAGGGGATTCTCCAGCTTGTAATTGGTAATATCCTCCGCAGTTTTGGCATTCTAAAAACCCAGGATCATCAGATAGATAAAATAACGCAGTTGATCTGAAAAGGTAAATGATTAGGTAGGGGATGACAATTAAAGAAACCAGAAGCACACCCACTATTTTAAGCTGGATTAAAACGAAAAGTGCCTCAATTAAAGCACCAATGAAAATTATGATTAAACAGATAATTCCAGTAACTATGTACCATAATATAAAATTCTTCCATCCAATACTGGAAATTTTATTAATTATTTGACGAAATTCAAATGCAGACTCCAGTTTACCGTAAAATGCCATATTTGATAAAGCCATTAATAATATTGGGTAAACTATCAAAAAATACAATAATACAACCATGGATAAAACCACAAGAAATGTCGTAAGGGTATTAAATCTTAAAAAGCCAGAAGAAAGACCTAAAGAGATTGCGCTCACGACTATAATTAAAAATAATGGAATAAAATATATAATACGGACAAGAATCGCCTTGATACCGTTTATGATCATATCAAACCAATCATCAAAGTCAGGAAGTTCAGTAAAGCCAGCTTGTGATGACTTTAAAATTCTGATTTCGTAACCCTCTATCAATATTCCAAATAACAGTCCAAACATGCCTAACATGCCTAAAAAAAGAGCAAGCCCAGTATTCAATCCAAATAACTGTGAAATAGATCTCGAAGCGGCTAAAGTTGTGATAATCCCTAAAATTAGAAAACTCTTCCAATGTGAAAACGGATATCTAATAGAATCCTTAACAATTTCCCCAATTTTCATTTATGAAACTCCCCCTAACAATCTGGCCTTGATTTACAGTTAATTGAATTAAATCCTCTAATCGTTCCTCAATTACCAGATTGGAGTGTTAAACATTATGGTTCTCGTAGAGTAAGCACGCCATTTAATACTCACTGCTATTATGTGACTAAATTCGCGAAATGACCCTATAAACATTTCGTAAGTTTCATATATTTTTTTAATTAAAATAGCAATACATCTCAATTTGGGCATATCATAGGTTTATTGTCTGTGTTTATGGATTTTACTCTAATCTGATTCGTTTTAATACTGTTTTATAAATTTAAAAAGCAGGTAGCAACCATGTGCATACTTCGAACACTGGATATGTCTGAAGCTGGATTAATGGTCGCTTGGCTGAAATAGGCCCTGTAAATGAGAAGTGCTGAAATACCAATTATGAAGATAGGTAATACGGAAATGAGTAGCAATATTTTTCCATGCAATCTAGCCCGTTTATTGTTCCTCGTAATAAGATAAATGGCCAGTATAAACGATGCTGGCTAGAAAAAGAAAAATGCAACATAAGCTATTAATATTTCTGTTCCATACCGTTTATGCTCATATTCTTCTTCTGATAAATTGGATTCCCGAATCAAAGATTCATCAGCGCTTTGCACTAACTGCCCACCACATTCACACTCTGTGTCAAAATCTTTCCAGGATTCACCAGGTTGTAATTCGTAATATCCTCCGCAATTATTACATACTAAATAACCGTTTAAAGACTTTCCCTCTCTCTTATTCCGCAGTCTCAGATTAATCTCATCATTGGAAACCATCTAATCATCCCTATAAGTAATTAAATCTTGAAAGAAAGAAACACATGCATTTATAGATTTTCAGTTTTTTCATTGTTTAAACGGACTCTTAATAGGCTTGCAATATATCCTCCTACATATCCAAATATCAGGAAAGAAATTACAAATAAAAAGTAAGTGTTTTGTTTGGTTACTGTTCCATAGAGTACATAGGGTAAAGACCAAACCATTCCAAAAAATGATCCGTATACTGCTTTATTATTTTTCGATAAGAACGTAGCTATAAATCCGCCTAAAATAGCAAAGGGCACAATTAGTATTAAACTGTTTATTAAGGATGTACCCGGTAGATTCCATGTAAATAAACTAACGATTATAATCGATATTATTATTGATATAACTGGATGAAATCTCATTAAAAATACCCAAAAATAATGGGCAAAAAGTACTATTTATTACTTTCTATTCATATTTGCATCAACGTGAATAATTTTACAGGACAGGATTCAGTACAATGTACTTCCTAGATGGCCCTGAAGAGTTAAAAAAAGGTTTACCTAAGGTTATAAAAAACCGGCTCCGACGGTTTTATGGATGGAGTGTTTTAGGTGGTTTTTTATTTTTTGGGAGTGGTCATGTCTGAAATTTTCACTTCAGGGTGATGATAGCTTTTAGGTAGTTCACCATATCCATGTATGGCCTGTTGGGGGCACCATTTAATGCATGCCAGGCAATTCTCACAGTGGTGCTGCCATTCTGGCTTATTATCAACCATTTCGATATTATGAACTTTACAAACATTTAAACACGTTTGGCAGCCTGTGCAATGCTCATCAGTATGATAACTTCTGTCCATTAAGGGTATAATTTCATCCATTGTAAGATCTGCGTCTTTTGAAAGCTTTGCAGTACTTTTCATTGGATTTATGAAAAATGGTTTTAAATAATGGTTATTCATCATTACACTCAAAATATTCAAAAACAATTTAATGAATGGGCCATCTCTATCAAACCCTCCTTCATTTTTCTCTTGGACCCGTCCCTGAATAAAGTCAAGTTTTTTCTCTTTCCAGTTATTGTAAAGTTTTGTTTTATTCTCAAATGGTTTCCTAAAAGCGTTTTGAGGCATTTGAACGCCAAATCCTGATGCAAGATGGCCACCGCGTGCTTTGATCATCTCATCCAGTATTTTCAGTGTGGAGCCGGACCCTCCACCATAGGTACATACTGCAAAAATGTATTTTGTACTTATTTCATCCAGTTTCATGACAAATCGCTGGACAACCAGGGGAATGTTGACTGTTCCCAGATAATAAACTGGAAATACAATTCCAATTACATCGGCATCAGTTGTTATTCTTTTCTTATCCATCACGGAAGTTATGGATATTAAATTTCCTTCCATTCTCTTGGCAAGATCCCTGGCAACAACAAGAGAATTCCCTGTGCCTGAAAAATAATAAATTTCTGTTTTATTCATTATCATCATCTCATGAGGATAAATTATTCAAGTTCATTCGTTCCGGATTGGATATGGTCCAAATCAATTCGTTCTTGACTGGATAGGGTCCAAATCAATCCTTTTTTGAGTGAATGTGGTTGAAATCAATTTGTTCTTGGTTGGATATGATTCATCAATTCTCTTTTTTGGGTGGATATGCTCGAAATCATATGATGCGTAAGTACTCACAACACTCAGTTAACAGATGCCCGGAATGCCCTGGAAATCCGTGAGCACATGACTGGCCACAAGTTAAAAGAGTTGAATGGTGAGTTATAGACGTTATTTTTTCAGCCTTTTTAATAAAATCTACTTTTTTAAAAAAAGAAGGGAATATAATTTCTTTATCAAAACGTTTTAATTTTGATAATTTATATCCTGTGTTGTTAAATAAGGGCATTTGATTACTTCATCACCATCCAATTCTTCTTTATGCATATTAACCGCATTTATTCGGCTATTTCCATAATTTTTGTAATAATAGATGCCGTTTTCTTGATCCATACAAGCAGAGTAGGTTGTTTTTTCTGCCATTCCCTCTGTTAAAACCCCTGCTTTTACCATTTTCACATAGTCAAGCATGTGCATGCATTGGGTCACAGCACTGATATCATCTTCCAGAACTGGCATATGTGCTCTGGCATAGGCAATTCTCACAAATCTTGAAACGCTATGCGAGTCTCCTGGTAGTCCCAGAGTACCAGCTCCAACACCATGAATTTGCAACAACTGGTCACTCCACTTGACTGGTTCAGGTTGATTAGGATTAATAGATATGTATCTGTTTAGATTCATCAAATGCCAGTCAAAGGTAGGTTGATTGGTCATTACTCCCACAGGATTATCATAGACTGCGAGTTGTTCTTTAGTTTTTTCAACTACAATTGACGAACCAGTTTTATCAGTTATCATCCAGTGGAGTGTGGGAACTGGTGTCTGGTCATTTAAGGGCACATCTACTAAATCTATGTTAGAAAGAGCACTCTTAACTTCATCAATTGTATCGTAGTTAGAGACCACCCAGTAAATGAAGTCGTAGGGTGTGATATTTGTTTTTCCAGGCACTGGTTTTTCTTCAAAATGTGCGAATCCTTCAAAATTCAGACCAGCACAGACTAGTCCATTTTCATTCATGGCATCAACCATTGAAGGATGGTTGTCTATCACCGTTCCAATACCAATAATTGCTTTGCTGGTGATTTGCATATCTCCAGTAACTTTATCCTGGAGAAGGTAATTTCTCGGAAGAATTATAGGATATTCATTTACATTATATGCTAAATCTAAATTTCGTCCAACAAAGTTATTTCCATCTTCTGTTTGTATACTAAATGTTGTACACATTTGATTCACCCTATTTTTTTTTATTTTTTTAAATTTATATATTTTTTTTAAAGGAGGATTGAGTAAATAGGGGTATGTTTGGGCTCTAAATTTAAAACAGGGTTCAGGATGCATACTACCTAACAGGCCCAGATGGCCTGAGAAAAACTTATTTGAGAATATAAAATGATTCAAAGTTATAAATGAAAGAGTGAAAGCACTTTATTTATTTCTGGCTGTTAAAAAACTCCCTAGAACTATTAAAAGAGCCAGGATTATCGCGTTAAAGGGCATTCCTGTATTTTTCATGCCTACAGTTTTCACATTACTGGCATCCACAGTTTCAGTTTCGTTGGTTGATTTAACTGTAATAAACAGGGCCTGTATTTTCTGATTTAAGTCAGGGTTAAAGCTGGCAGTGGTTACTTCTGGACTTATAATAAAGCTTCCAACACGTTCTACCATAAATTGAATATAAGCATGGGGGTCACCCACTGGAACATCTCCCAGATTCCATATAACCATCCGGGTAGCGGGATCGTAATAGATGGTGCCATTATCTGCCCAGGTATTTATAAATTCCATGCCTTCCGGGATTGTAAACTTCAAAATGGTTTGGTAGGCAACGTTAGGTCCATTATTTCCCACTTTCAAGGTGGCTGTGACTATATCACCTAATGTAGGATTTTGATTATCTATTGATGTTAAAAGGTAAATATCTGAAGCTGGAGCCATAAAAGCATAAATTATTGATGTATAGATTACCAGTTCATGAGAATCATCAACAAATGTACCTCCACCATATAGGGTTCCATCTTTTGCTATGGCTGGTTTAATTGATGAGGGTATATCCGAAGTCCATTTTAAAGTTCCATTGGGATTTATAGCATACAGG is part of the Methanobacterium formicicum DSM 3637 genome and encodes:
- a CDS encoding EFR1 family ferrodoxin (N-terminal region resembles flavodoxins. C-terminal ferrodoxin region binds two 4Fe-4S clusters.) codes for the protein MNKTEIYYFSGTGNSLVVARDLAKRMEGNLISITSVMDKKRITTDADVIGIVFPVYYLGTVNIPLVVQRFVMKLDEISTKYIFAVCTYGGGSGSTLKILDEMIKARGGHLASGFGVQMPQNAFRKPFENKTKLYNNWKEKKLDFIQGRVQEKNEGGFDRDGPFIKLFLNILSVMMNNHYLKPFFINPMKSTAKLSKDADLTMDEIIPLMDRSYHTDEHCTGCQTCLNVCKVHNIEMVDNKPEWQHHCENCLACIKWCPQQAIHGYGELPKSYHHPEVKISDMTTPKK
- a CDS encoding DUF4013 domain-containing protein, whose protein sequence is MKIGEIVKDSIRYPFSHWKSFLILGIITTLAASRSISQLFGLNTGLALFLGMLGMFGLLFGILIEGYEIRILKSSQAGFTELPDFDDWFDMIINGIKAILVRIIYFIPLFLIIVVSAISLGLSSGFLRFNTLTTFLVVLSMVVLLYFLIVYPILLMALSNMAFYGKLESAFEFRQIINKISSIGWKNFILWYIVTGIICLIIIFIGALIEALFVLIQLKIVGVLLVSLIVIPYLIIYLFRSTALFYLSDDPGFLECQNCGGYYQLQAGESPEDFEKCQCGGTLKHTTHMPSDTQSEGSNFDVRSFIKRKKTLILVGVLALIIIAIPVILLQNTPHNFVTTEKTLIGSYDASQLDSSSTLGTFVAIPPGTTKTTVEYNLSWTPAFAGVNGMIITGYNTNVTSHWGAPDNRNIIYTEGVTFHDNDQADKNGILTIDNSAIKSIVISGNGVKGTVNVYAYKTKLAV
- the bsh gene encoding choloylglycine hydrolase, which produces MCTTFSIQTEDGNNFVGRNLDLAYNVNEYPIILPRNYLLQDKVTGDMQITSKAIIGIGTVIDNHPSMVDAMNENGLVCAGLNFEGFAHFEEKPVPGKTNITPYDFIYWVVSNYDTIDEVKSALSNIDLVDVPLNDQTPVPTLHWMITDKTGSSIVVEKTKEQLAVYDNPVGVMTNQPTFDWHLMNLNRYISINPNQPEPVKWSDQLLQIHGVGAGTLGLPGDSHSVSRFVRIAYARAHMPVLEDDISAVTQCMHMLDYVKMVKAGVLTEGMAEKTTYSACMDQENGIYYYKNYGNSRINAVNMHKEELDGDEVIKCPYLTTQDINYQN